Proteins co-encoded in one Streptococcus ruminicola genomic window:
- a CDS encoding SatD family protein — translation MNYFALIGDIIDSKKIDNRYQVQKILETCLNDLNTEFKEVLVSKLSITLGDEFQGLLTLDAPLFQIIDRINLAMQPYQVRFGIGMGKILTDINPEQSIGADGPAYWHARKAINYIHQKNDYGNTQIAVSFDDENQVSIVNTLIASSEAIKSDWRASQEIILKELLALGIYDEQFDQQMLAKRLELTTSALSKRLKSSNIKVYLRARKTALNCLKHYGEELA, via the coding sequence ATGAATTATTTTGCATTAATTGGTGATATCATTGATTCAAAAAAAATCGATAATCGTTACCAAGTTCAAAAAATATTAGAAACTTGCTTAAATGATTTAAATACAGAATTTAAAGAAGTATTGGTTTCAAAATTATCTATTACATTGGGAGATGAATTTCAAGGATTATTGACGCTTGATGCCCCTTTATTTCAAATCATTGATCGTATTAATCTTGCTATGCAGCCTTATCAGGTACGTTTCGGAATTGGAATGGGAAAAATTCTAACAGACATCAATCCCGAACAAAGTATTGGTGCTGATGGTCCAGCTTACTGGCATGCCAGAAAAGCCATTAACTATATTCATCAAAAAAATGACTACGGCAATACACAAATTGCGGTTTCTTTTGATGATGAGAATCAAGTCAGCATTGTTAATACCTTGATTGCAAGCAGCGAAGCTATTAAATCAGACTGGCGAGCAAGTCAAGAAATTATCTTAAAAGAATTATTAGCGCTTGGAATTTACGATGAGCAGTTCGACCAACAAATGCTTGCTAAACGATTAGAATTAACGACCAGTGCCTTATCAAAACGTCTTAAAAGTAGTAATATCAAAGTTTACCTTCGCGCACGAAAAACGGCTTTAAATTGTCTCAAACACTACGGAGAGGAGTTAGCTTAA
- the topA gene encoding type I DNA topoisomerase gives MATTTTKAQTAVKKTSKKTTKKKTAAKKNLVIVESPAKAKTIEKYLGRNYKVVASVGHIRDLKKSSMSIDFENNYEPQYINIRGKGPLINDLKKEAKKSKKVYLASDPDREGEAISWHLAHILGLDENDKNRVVFNEITKDAVKNAFVEPRQIDMDLVDAQQARRVLDRIVGYSISPLLWKKVKKGLSAGRVQSVALKLIIDRENEIKNFKPEEYWTIDGFFKKGTKKFQAAFYGIDGKKLKLNTNEDVQAVLARLTSDEFNVAKVEKKERRRNAPLPYTTSSLQQDAANKINFRTRKTMMVAQQLYEGISLGKSGTQGLITYMRTDSTRISPVAQNDAAGFITERFGENYSKHGSRVKNASGAQDAHEAIRPSNVNLTPESIAKHLDKDQLKLYTLIWNRFVASQMTAAVFDTMKVNLEQNGVRFTANGSKVKFDGYLAVYNDSDKNKMLPDMVEGDVVKKVSTNPEQHFTQPPARYSEATLIKTLEENGVGRPSTYAPTLDVIQRRYYVRLVSKRFEPTELGEIVNNLIVEFFPDIVDVKFTADMEGKLDEVEEGKEQWQKVIDAFYKPFEKELAKAETEIEKIQIKDEPAGFDCDVCGHPMVIKLGRYGKFYACSNFPECHNTKAITKEIGVTCPICGEGQVIERKTKRNRLFYGCDRYPECEFTSWDKPVGRSCPKCGQFLVEKKIRGGGKQVVCSNEECDYEEAKVK, from the coding sequence ATGGCAACGACTACTACAAAAGCCCAAACAGCTGTTAAAAAGACAAGTAAAAAAACAACAAAGAAAAAAACAGCTGCCAAGAAAAACTTGGTTATTGTGGAATCACCAGCTAAAGCAAAAACCATTGAAAAATATCTAGGACGCAACTACAAAGTTGTCGCTTCAGTTGGTCATATCCGTGATTTGAAAAAATCAAGCATGTCTATTGATTTTGAAAACAACTATGAACCGCAGTATATTAATATCCGTGGTAAAGGTCCTCTAATTAATGATTTGAAAAAAGAGGCTAAAAAATCTAAAAAAGTTTATCTCGCAAGTGACCCGGACCGTGAGGGAGAAGCTATTTCATGGCATTTGGCACACATTTTGGGACTTGACGAAAACGATAAAAACCGTGTTGTTTTCAATGAAATCACTAAGGATGCTGTTAAGAATGCCTTCGTTGAACCACGTCAGATTGACATGGATTTGGTAGATGCGCAACAAGCTCGTCGTGTTCTTGACCGTATTGTTGGTTATTCTATCTCACCATTGCTTTGGAAAAAGGTTAAAAAAGGTCTTTCTGCAGGTCGTGTGCAATCTGTAGCACTGAAATTAATTATCGACCGTGAAAATGAGATTAAAAACTTTAAACCTGAAGAATACTGGACAATTGATGGATTCTTCAAAAAAGGAACTAAAAAATTCCAAGCTGCTTTTTATGGCATCGATGGTAAAAAACTAAAACTCAACACTAACGAGGATGTCCAAGCAGTTCTTGCTCGACTTACAAGTGACGAGTTTAACGTAGCAAAAGTTGAAAAGAAAGAGCGTCGTCGTAACGCACCACTTCCATATACAACATCATCTCTTCAACAAGATGCTGCTAACAAAATCAACTTCCGTACACGTAAGACTATGATGGTTGCTCAACAGTTGTACGAAGGGATTAGTCTTGGTAAGAGTGGTACACAAGGTTTGATTACTTACATGCGTACCGACTCTACACGTATCAGCCCTGTTGCGCAAAATGATGCTGCAGGCTTTATTACAGAACGTTTCGGTGAAAATTACTCTAAACACGGTAGTCGTGTGAAAAACGCTTCAGGTGCTCAAGATGCCCACGAGGCTATTCGCCCATCAAACGTTAACCTAACACCAGAATCTATCGCAAAACACTTAGACAAAGACCAATTGAAACTCTACACATTGATTTGGAATCGATTTGTCGCAAGTCAAATGACAGCTGCGGTGTTTGATACCATGAAAGTTAATTTGGAGCAAAATGGCGTTCGCTTCACAGCTAACGGTAGTAAAGTCAAATTTGACGGTTACTTGGCTGTCTACAACGATTCTGATAAGAATAAAATGTTGCCCGACATGGTTGAAGGCGATGTTGTTAAGAAAGTTTCAACAAATCCTGAACAACACTTCACTCAACCACCAGCACGTTATTCTGAAGCCACATTAATCAAAACGCTTGAAGAAAACGGTGTTGGACGTCCATCAACATATGCACCAACACTTGATGTTATCCAAAGACGTTACTACGTTCGCTTGGTTTCAAAACGCTTCGAACCAACTGAATTGGGTGAAATCGTTAATAACTTGATTGTTGAATTCTTCCCAGATATCGTTGATGTCAAATTTACCGCTGACATGGAAGGTAAACTTGATGAAGTCGAAGAAGGAAAAGAACAGTGGCAAAAAGTCATTGATGCTTTCTACAAACCATTTGAAAAAGAACTAGCAAAAGCAGAAACTGAAATTGAAAAAATTCAAATCAAAGATGAGCCTGCTGGTTTTGACTGTGACGTTTGTGGACATCCAATGGTTATTAAACTTGGTCGCTACGGTAAATTCTATGCTTGTAGTAATTTCCCAGAATGTCACAATACCAAAGCCATCACAAAAGAAATTGGTGTGACTTGTCCAATTTGTGGCGAAGGTCAAGTGATTGAACGTAAGACAAAACGTAATCGTCTTTTCTATGGCTGTGACCGATATCCTGAGTGTGAATTCACTTCATGGGATAAACCAGTCGGACGTTCTTGTCCAAAATGTGGTCAATTCCTCGTTGAGAAGAAAATTCGTGGCGGTGGTAAACAAGTCGTCTGCAGCAACGAAGAATGTGACTATGAAGAAGCAAAAGTTAAATAA
- a CDS encoding DUF3307 domain-containing protein — MPITGLAQYLTQHPVLTLLLICHFLSDFQLQSQKVADRKNTDKKYLLVHLLGVAFPLILLTCFLPSLWLTSLLILLSHAIIDFGKSSVAKWLHLNAMWTFLADQTLHLVIIVLLTGSIFCPYLTVNATTVNMILFLVLITKPTNVVFKIFFQKYQPQDNQKMDTIPGAGAIIGLLERIVMSICIIFNQFASIGLVFTAKSIARYNKISESPTFAEYYLIGSLFSILSVLLAAWICLF; from the coding sequence ATGCCTATCACTGGACTTGCACAATATTTGACACAGCATCCTGTTTTGACCTTGTTGTTAATCTGTCATTTTTTATCTGATTTCCAACTGCAAAGTCAAAAGGTGGCTGACCGTAAAAATACAGATAAAAAGTACCTTTTGGTTCATCTTCTAGGAGTAGCTTTTCCTCTGATTTTACTAACTTGCTTTTTACCAAGTCTATGGTTGACGAGTCTGCTTATCTTACTTAGCCATGCTATCATTGATTTTGGAAAATCGAGTGTCGCTAAGTGGCTTCATCTCAACGCTATGTGGACATTTTTAGCAGATCAGACACTTCACTTAGTGATTATCGTTTTATTGACAGGAAGTATATTTTGTCCTTATCTGACTGTCAATGCTACAACAGTAAACATGATTCTATTTCTTGTTCTCATCACTAAGCCAACAAATGTTGTTTTCAAGATTTTCTTTCAAAAATATCAGCCACAAGACAATCAAAAAATGGATACCATTCCAGGTGCTGGGGCAATCATTGGTCTATTAGAACGCATTGTAATGAGTATTTGTATCATTTTTAATCAATTCGCCTCAATCGGTTTAGTTTTTACAGCAAAATCTATTGCGCGGTATAATAAAATTTCAGAAAGTCCAACATTTGCAGAATATTATTTGATTGGATCACTATTTAGTATTTTAAGTGTTTTGCTAGCTGCTTGGATTTGTTTGTTTTAG
- the trmFO gene encoding methylenetetrahydrofolate--tRNA-(uracil(54)-C(5))-methyltransferase (FADH(2)-oxidizing) TrmFO codes for MSQSSYINVIGAGLAGSEAAYQIAKRGIPVKLYEMRGVKPTPQHKTDKFAELVCSNSLRGDSLTNAVGLLKEEMRRLDSVIMKAAESTRVPAGGALAVDRDGFSQMVTDEVTNHPLIEVIREEITEIPDDAITVIASGPLTSDALAAKIHELNGGDGFYFYDAAAPIVDKSSIDMDKVYLKSRYDKGEAAYLNCPMTKEEFMAFHEALVNAEEAPLNSFEKEKYFEGCMPIEVMAKRGIKTMLYGPMKPVGLEYPDDYKGPRDGEFKTPYAVVQLRQDNAAGSLFNIVGFQTHLKWGEQKRVFRMIPGLENAEFVRYGVMHRNSYMDSPNLLTETFATRQNPNLFFAGQMTGVEGYVESAASGLVAGINAVRRFKGEEPVIFPQTTAIGALPHYITHAESKHFQPMNVNFGIVKELEGPRIRDKKERYEKVAERALKDLEEYLNV; via the coding sequence TTGTCTCAATCATCATACATTAACGTTATTGGAGCTGGTTTAGCTGGTTCTGAAGCTGCTTATCAGATTGCTAAACGCGGTATTCCAGTTAAACTTTACGAAATGCGCGGCGTTAAACCAACTCCTCAGCATAAAACTGATAAATTCGCTGAGCTTGTCTGCTCAAATTCACTTCGTGGTGACAGTTTAACAAATGCTGTTGGTCTTTTGAAAGAAGAAATGCGTCGCTTGGATTCTGTTATCATGAAAGCTGCTGAAAGCACTCGTGTGCCTGCTGGTGGTGCTCTTGCTGTCGACCGTGACGGATTTTCACAAATGGTAACTGATGAAGTTACAAACCACCCACTTATCGAAGTTATCCGTGAAGAAATCACTGAAATTCCTGACGATGCTATCACAGTCATTGCTAGTGGTCCACTTACTTCAGATGCCTTGGCTGCAAAAATCCACGAATTAAACGGCGGCGACGGCTTCTATTTCTACGATGCAGCAGCACCAATTGTCGATAAAAGTTCTATCGACATGGATAAAGTTTACCTTAAATCACGTTATGACAAAGGGGAAGCTGCTTACCTTAACTGTCCAATGACAAAAGAAGAATTCATGGCTTTCCACGAAGCTCTTGTCAATGCTGAAGAAGCTCCGCTAAATTCATTTGAAAAAGAAAAATACTTCGAAGGTTGTATGCCAATCGAAGTGATGGCTAAACGCGGCATTAAAACAATGCTTTACGGTCCTATGAAACCAGTTGGGCTCGAATATCCAGATGACTACAAAGGTCCACGTGACGGTGAATTTAAAACACCATATGCTGTTGTTCAACTACGCCAAGATAACGCTGCTGGTAGCCTATTTAATATCGTTGGTTTCCAAACACACCTCAAATGGGGTGAACAAAAACGTGTTTTCCGCATGATTCCAGGTCTAGAAAATGCTGAATTTGTACGTTACGGCGTTATGCACCGTAACTCATACATGGATTCACCAAACCTTTTGACTGAAACATTTGCTACACGTCAAAATCCAAATCTTTTCTTCGCTGGTCAAATGACTGGTGTTGAAGGTTATGTTGAATCTGCTGCATCAGGTCTTGTAGCTGGTATCAATGCTGTGCGTCGTTTCAAAGGCGAAGAACCAGTTATTTTCCCTCAAACAACAGCTATCGGTGCTTTACCACACTACATCACTCATGCTGAAAGCAAACATTTCCAACCAATGAACGTTAACTTTGGTATCGTTAAAGAACTCGAAGGACCACGTATCCGTGATAAAAAAGAACGTTACGAAAAAGTTGCTGAACGTGCCTTGAAAGATTTGGAAGAATACCTTAACGTTTAA